The following are encoded in a window of Chryseobacterium sp. genomic DNA:
- a CDS encoding polysaccharide biosynthesis C-terminal domain-containing protein, which produces MQKTFIHTFLSRALILVLNFGIIIFATNVWGSQGKGSISMLIADLSIIGFFSNVFVGSITYLTSRYKTADILGVAYIWSIVVGISIPLVVHFSIRPVYDLSYLVLLSVLFSLLTANINYFIGKQDIPKFNLYTILQQGVHLVFLLAAVYIFGFDSLDAYFITLMACYGTLFLVSTLQLYKSAQFPEFSLSGTVIRSMFSYGWKTQLSALMQFMNYRLSFYFLEVYRGIASVGVFSIGVALSEGIWAVSRSLSTILYAKVVNSSDHLESVDTAKVSIKLSFLVTLFFILIILCVPANVYTLVFGAAFHQTKLIFMLLSPGILAIAVSNIIGSYFAGVNRLRILNVKSLVGLVFTVFSSVFIIPEWGIIGACVVTAVSYCLSSGILFWQFYKTTTFKVTDLLPTKHELTLVRQLFRTRK; this is translated from the coding sequence ATGCAGAAAACCTTCATCCATACTTTTCTCTCGCGGGCACTTATTCTGGTTCTCAACTTTGGAATCATCATTTTTGCTACCAATGTTTGGGGCAGCCAGGGGAAGGGAAGCATTTCCATGCTTATTGCCGATTTGTCCATTATCGGTTTTTTCAGCAATGTTTTCGTGGGTAGCATTACTTATCTTACTTCAAGATATAAAACAGCTGATATACTTGGTGTAGCCTATATCTGGTCCATAGTGGTGGGTATTTCCATACCGCTGGTAGTCCATTTTTCGATACGTCCGGTCTATGATTTAAGTTACCTTGTGCTTCTGTCTGTGCTGTTTTCATTACTCACAGCAAATATTAACTATTTCATAGGCAAACAGGATATCCCGAAATTTAATCTTTACACCATCCTTCAGCAGGGTGTGCATCTGGTGTTCCTGCTGGCTGCGGTCTATATCTTTGGTTTTGACAGTCTTGATGCCTACTTTATCACCCTAATGGCATGTTATGGTACTCTTTTCCTGGTCAGCACCCTCCAGCTTTATAAATCTGCCCAATTTCCTGAATTTTCGCTTTCAGGAACTGTGATCCGAAGTATGTTCAGTTACGGATGGAAAACACAGCTGAGCGCGCTGATGCAATTTATGAATTACAGACTGTCATTCTATTTTTTGGAAGTTTACCGCGGAATTGCCAGTGTAGGGGTATTTTCAATTGGTGTGGCACTTTCTGAGGGAATTTGGGCGGTAAGCAGGAGCCTTTCCACCATACTGTACGCTAAGGTGGTAAACAGCAGTGACCACCTGGAGTCGGTGGATACCGCTAAGGTCTCCATAAAACTCAGCTTCCTTGTAACATTATTCTTTATCCTGATAATTCTCTGTGTTCCGGCAAATGTTTACACGCTGGTCTTCGGTGCGGCTTTTCATCAAACCAAACTTATCTTCATGCTTCTGTCACCGGGCATTCTTGCCATCGCGGTAAGCAATATTATAGGTTCTTATTTTGCGGGCGTGAACAGGCTTCGGATACTGAACGTCAAATCTCTTGTGGGACTTGTCTTTACCGTGTTTTCGTCTGTATTTATTATTCCGGAATGGGGCATCATTGGTGCCTGTGTGGTGACTGCCGTTTCCTATTGCCTTTCTTCCGGCATCCTGTTCTGGCAATTCTATAAAACAACAACTTTTAAAGTTACGGATTTACTGCCCACAAAACACGAACTTACCTTAGTTAGGCAGTTGTTTCGCACCCGAAAATAA